TTTTTAACGGCAAAGTCACTGCAACGGCACCCTCCGTCACTAACCCAATTTTAGCAAAGGGAAACTGTAAATAGACCTTATTATTCATCACATACACAATATCACATAGCATTACAATGGCAGCTGAAAGTCCAACTGCTGGACCATTTAAACAGCATATCAATGGCTTCGAATGGTTAATGAAAGCCGTAGTCACGTATGTGTTTCTACTCAAGAACGCAGCAGCCCATTTCGGTAATTCCCCATCcttattcttcttgccATTCTCCGTTACAATAGATGAGAAATTGGCCCCTGAACTGAAGAACCGTCCTGAACTTTGTATGACAGTAAAGCTAGTGTCTGCATCTTTGTCGTTTTCTATTAGCAAATGTGCCAAATATAAATAGTCATTACCTTCTAAGGAGTTCAGGGTCTTCTCATCATTAAGAAAGATAATTAAAAATGGGCCTTGCTTTCTAGAATCAATCCTAGAACTCTTTACAATGCTTACCATAATTGGGGTTTTATGCAAGTCGTTGGTTGATACCAATATCAAAATTACTCTGTTTAATGACTCTACACCATCAAACCCAATCTACTGAATAGAGCAACTTACACTACTACACCATATTTTATGTAAAATTCTGCTTCATATTTATAGAATAAGGCAAAATATAAGTCACggacttttttttggtgcCTTTATGCTCTGTTCATGTGGTCCTTACTCCAAAAACCTTTATGTTCTCCAACTTACCCATAGAAGAGAAGCAAGTATACCTTTGCGGACAAAAGTTGATGATGCTGAATTGAAgtagaaaagaaagtacCAGGACATATTGTAGGTCACGTGTTCGCTTAGTATTGAcagaatttttcactttcccTCTCAAAGAATATGGCATGCGATGAGGTAGAAATTTAAGAGGTAACAGAGTAGTAACGATAACATAGCTGGTGGTAGAGGCCTATAAAGGGTTCGTGTACTGAATTCCTAAGTCTGGATTTTGGCCTGTTTAGTCTTGgcaaaagcaaaaaaataattagTGCGTGATGTCCGATACTGAATCATTTTTCGATGGCGATCTTTTCGCTGAGCCTAGTGATTACTATAAACCTCCTCCAGAACCTCATTTTGCTACATATGTGAGGGAAACAGTACCAGAAACGTCCGAGAACCAATCTAAGGAGGTTAAATTGAGACTCGTGGGATCTTCTCCGCTTTGGGGTCATCTTCTATGGAACGCCGGGATTTACACTGCTAAGCACTTGGACCTTCATCCAGAACAAGTTCAGGGCAAGTATGTGCTTGAATTAGGCGCGGCTGGTGCACTTCCCAGTGTGATAGCAGGTCTTCTTGGTGCAGAGAAGGTTGTTTCTACTGACTATCCTGATGCGGATTT
The Kluyveromyces marxianus DMKU3-1042 DNA, complete genome, chromosome 1 DNA segment above includes these coding regions:
- the ECI1 gene encoding dodecenoyl-CoA isomerase; this encodes MVSIVKSSRIDSRKQGPFLIIFLNDEKTLNSLEGNDYLYLAHLLIENDKDADTSFTVIQSSGRFFSSGANFSSIVTENGKKNKDGELPKWAAAFLSRNTYVTTAFINHSKPLICCLNGPAVGLSAAIVMLCDIVYVMNNKVYLQFPFAKIGLVTEGAVAVTLPLKIGYARAQNVLFFNKRVTYDMLENTVSVKNYELDDWQQFNARVLEDLGKDVKNINMASIIGMKALIKETWKGHLLQANVSEVTDAMPFWIEGIPQSNFNKLLKKAESRKNKLKPKL